The DNA window GAAAACTTTGCAATCATCGCTCTGGCCTGTCGTCCTGTATCATTCCTGTTTCGCCCGGGTTCTCAGGGGGCCCGGCTCAGCCTTGCTGCCCCGGCAGGGGCTCGGGCGTTGCGCCCAATGCCACAATCAACTGGCTTGCGCGTTGTTGCAAGTCCGCGGTGGCCTCGGAATCCTGCAAGATCGACTGCAACCGGTCAATGGCCGCCTGCGCGTCCCCTTCGGACACATCGATCAGGGCCAACTGCTCTTCGGCCAACAGACGCAGCGGGGCGCCGGGCGCGGCAAGCGCGCTGAACTGCTGGCGTCGATCGGCCACCGGCAACGTTTCGGTCTGCAACGTCAACGCCTTGAAGCTCGCGATGTGGCGATAGATCTCGGGCAGCTCGCCATTGGTGGCCACCTTGTTCAACCCCTCGACCGCAGCAGCGACCTGATCGGAATTGGCCTCTGCAGCAGCGGTCAGCATGTCCACAACCGCCTGACCACCTGGCGAAGCCGCCTCGATAGCAGCCAAGTTGGTGGCGCGGGAGGCAGCATCATTCACACCCAGAGCGGCAATGATGTTGTCACCAAGTTCCTGCGCATTCGTTGTGGCCTGCGATTTGCGGATTTCATTGAAGGCAGCCCCACCAACGACACCGACAACGACCACGGCTGCGATCCAGCCATAGCGACGCAAAAGATGATACATCCGGTCGCGACGAACTTCTTCGGTCACCTCGTCAATGAAACTGTCGGTATCGCTCATCCCTGCCCCCTTGGTGCATGTTGTTGACGCCCCTCTTACCTTGCCCCTCGCATCAAGCCAAGTGTCGGAAATGCGTCATTTGCCTGCCACAACTGTGCTAAAGTTAAAAAAAGTGATCTGAACTGTTCGGTTTAGTGTAGACATCACGAAACCGAGACCCCATGTGGTGGCCAAGTGTCGACAGCGGCGCGTGGGACAGAACCAAGGACTTTCAGGAAGGCGCGACATGCGATTGATCCCTTTCATCACCGCAATTCTGGTAACAGCCGGTCTATATCTGGCTGTGTTTGAGCGCGAGAAACTGCTCGCATTTGCCAAGGGCGATGCGGCCCAAGCGCAAGAGGCCGCTGCACCAGAGGCGGCCGAAGAAGCAGGCGAAGCCGTAGCGCAGGCCAGCGAAAGCGCCGTTGGCGTGGTCGCGCTGAAATCCGTGGCGCGTCAGATCGACAGCGCCGTGGTCCTGCGCGGCCAGACCCGCGCCATACGCCAGGTCGAGGTGCGCGCCGAAACATCTGCCGTCGTGGTTTCCGAGCCCAAGCGCAAAGGGGCCTTTGTCGAAGCGGGCGATCTGCTGTGCCAGTTGGACACCGGCACCCGTGACGCCGTGCTGGCCGAAATGAACGCCCGCAAGCTTGAGGCGGAAAGCCGTGTGCCCGAGGCCGAAGCCCGCCTGGAAGAAGCCAAGGCTCGCCTGCTTGAAGCTGAGATCAACAACAACGCGGCGCAGAAACTGTCCGAAGGCGGCTATGCTTCGGAAACCCGTCGCGTGGCGACCGAGGCCGCTGTAAGCTCGGCAGCGGCCGGGATCGAAAGCGCGAAATCGGGGCTTGAAGCCACCAAAGCCGGGATCGAAGCTGCCACCGCCGCTGTGGCAGCCGCCGAGCGTGAGATTGCGCGCCTGTCGATCACGGCCCCCTTCCGTGGCCTGCTGGAAAGCGATACCGCCGAGATCGGCAGCCTGATGCAGCCCGGCACCCTGTGCGCAACTGTCATCCAGCTGAACCCGATCAAGGTGGTGGGCTTTGTGCCGGAAACCGAGGTGAACCGCGTGACCGTGGGCACCCCCGCCGGCGCCCGTCTGGCCACAGGGCTCGAGGTTCAGGGCCGTGTCACCTTCCTCAGCCGTTCGGCAGATCCAACCACCCGTACTTTTGAGGTCGAAATCACTGTTCCCAACGACGAGTTGCTGATCCGCGACGGCCAAACCGCCACCATCGGCATCGCTTCGGACGGAACGCTGGCGCACCTGCTGCCGCAGTCTTCGCTGACGCTGAACAACGATGGGCAATTGGGGGTGCGCGTGGTTGGTGCGGGCAACATCGTGCAGTTCACCGCCGTATCGTTGATCAAGGACCACGCCGACGGCGTTTGGGTCAGCGGTCTGGGTGAACAGGCCGACGTGATTGTCGTGGGACAAGAATTCGTGACCCAAGGCGTCCGTGTTGAGCCCACCTATCGGGAGGCCGCGCAATGACCGGCATCGTCGACTGGGCCGCGTCCCGGGCGCGGATGGTCATAGCCTTCATCATCATTTCGCTGGTGATCGGGGGCTATTCCTATGTGAACCTGCCCAAAGAGGGTGAGCCGGACATCGACATCCCGATGCTCTTCGTCTCGACCCAGTTTCCGGGCATCTCGGCGGAAGACAGTGAAAACCTGCTGATCAAGCCGATGGAAACGGAAATGGTGGATCTGGATGGTCTGGACAAGATCACCGCCACCGCTGCCGAAAACTATGCCGGTGTCCTGCTGGAGTTCGAGTTCGGCTGGGACAAGTCCGCCACCATTGCAGATGTGCGCGACGCGATGAACACCGCGCAGGCCAACTTTCCCGATGGCGCCGAGCAATACACGATCACCGAGATCAACTTCTCGGAATTCCCGATCGTCATCATCAGCCTGACGGGCGCGGTGCCTGAACGCACCATGGCGCGCATCGCCAAAGAGCTGCAGGACGACATCGAAGCGCTGGATTCCGTGCTCGAGGCCGGGATCGCAGGCAACCGCGACGAGATGCTCGAGGTCGTCATCGACCCGCTCCGACTTGAGGCGTACAACGTCACCGCAGCCGAGCTGATCAATGTGGTAAACAACAACAACCAGCTGATTGCGGCTGGTGAAGTTGAAAGCGAACAGGGCACTTTCTCGGTCAAAATCCCCTCGTCGTTCAAGACCGCCGAAGACGTGTTCGACCTGCCGGTCAAGGTCAACGGCGACCGGGTTGTCACCTTGGGCGAGCTGGCCCAGATCAACTATACTTTTGAAGACCGCGCAGGCACCGCGCGTTTTGATGGGGAATCCACCGTCGCGTTGCAAGTGGTCAAGCGTAAGGGCTACAACCTGATCGACACTGTTGAGCAGGTCAAAGAGGTTCTGGCCCAGTCCCGGTCAGAATGGCCCGAAGAGCTGAAAACCGCGATCCAGGTTGACACCTCGAACGACCAGAGCCGCGTTGTCGGCTCGATGGTGAGCCAGCTTGAGGGCTCGGTTCTGACGGCTGTGGCACTGGTGATGATCGTGGTTCTGGCCAGCCTTGGCAGCCGCGCCGCGTTGCTGGTGGGTTTTGCCATCCCGACCTCGTTCCTGCTGTGTTTTGCCTTTCTCGCGCTCATGGGGGTCAGCATCTCGAACATCGTGATGTTCGGTCTGATCCTTGCGGTGGGGATGCTGGTCGATGGCGCGATTGTTGTGGTGGAATACGCCGACAAGCGCATCAAGGACGGCATTGGTCCGATGCACGCCTATGTCGAGGCCGCCAAACGCATGTTCTGGCCGGTGATTTCGTCCACGGCCACAACGCTCTGCGCCTTTCTTCCGATGCTGTTCTGGCCAGGCGTTCCGGGTGAGTTCATGGGCATGTTGCCCGTGACGCTGATTTTTGTTCTTTCGGCCTCGCTGGTGGTTGCTTTGGTTTATCTGCCCGTTGTGGGCGGTGTCTCGGGCCGTATCAGCCGGACCTTTACCACTGCGTCGAACTGGCTGCGGGCCCGCACGCCCTGGTTTGTGCGCGCCATCCTGGTGCCCCCGGCTTTGTACGGGATGTTCCTGGGCGCGATGCAGATGCTGAACCCCGACTATTTCTTGCCTGGGGGGACAATTGCAGGCGCGTTGTTTTTTGTTCTGTCCGCGTTTGCCGCATCGATCACACTCAGCGCGGCCAAGATCACATTCGAAACCCGCGAGGTCCGCACTCAGGCAGGGCACACTCCGTTCGGCCATTTGGTGAAATTCCTTGTCGGCAACCCGATCATGCCGATCGTGTCGATCGCCGCCGTCTTTGGCGCTGTGTTTTATGTGGTCGCCATCCTCTTCCCGGCCAATTCGCGCGGGGTCGAGTTCTTTGTTGAAAACGAGCCCGAACAGGCCACCACCTATGTCCGCGCGCGGGGCAACCTGTCGCTGACAGAAAAAGACGAGATGGTCCGCCAGGTCGAAGAGGTTATCGCGGCCCACCCCGCCGTGATCAACGTCTTCTCCTTCGCGGGCGAAGGTGGGTTGGACACCGGCGGGCCGGGCGGCGGACAGTCGCCTGCCGACACCGTTGGTCAGGTCCAGTTCGAGATGATCCCATGGGAAAACCGCCCCACCGAGACCGAGACGTGGTTCTATGGGTTGCTGACCCGCGAGGTGACAGCGACCGAATATGACGGCAACACGGTGATTGACGAGATCAACGTCGAGCTTGCCAAACTACCTGGCATCGTGGCCGAGGTTGCGGCGCTGGAACAGGGCCCTGGCTCGGCCAAGCCGATCCACCTGCGCGTCAAAGGCGACGATTGGGAGCAACTGGTCACAAGCACGGCTGAGGCGCGCGCCCATTTCGACACGGTCCCCGGCCTGATCAAGATCGAAGACACGCTGCCCCTGCCCGGCATCGACTGGGAAATCTCGGTCGATGTGGCCAAAGCGGGCCGCTATGGCGCAGACGTGGCAACCGTGGGCGCGATGGTGCAGCTGGTGACACGCGGCATCCTGCTGGGTGAAATGCGCCCCAACGACAGCGACGAAGAGATCGAGATCCGCGTCCGCCTGCCCGACAGCGACCGGGTTCTGTCGACGCTCGACACGCTGCGGGTGCGCACGCCGGACGGTCTGGTGCCGCTGGCAAACTTCATCACCCGCAAGCCGGTGGCGAAACTGTCGGAGATCAAACGTGTCGATCAGAAACGGTACTTTGACGTAAAATCGGACGTAGAACCTGGGCTGATCAGCCTGGAACAGACCGCTGACGATGACAGCAAGAACCGCCTTGCGGTCCTGCGTGCAGTGCCCGAGGGCGCATCAGCTCAAGGCCCTGCTGTCACCAATGCCGCGGGGGCAGAATTCGATGTCGTGACCTTCCTGAACGATGCAGACCTCGACGCATTGACCACCGCCATCGACGACGGTGCGCAGTTTGTGCCGATCAACCCCAATGAACGCATCGGCGTGCTGACCGAGTGGCTGGAGGCCAACCCCCTGCCCGCGGGGCTGGAATGGGAATGGACCGGGGATCAGGAAGAACAGGCCGAAAGTCAGGCCTTCCTGTCCAGCGCCTTCCTTGCCGCGCTCGGGCTGATGTTCGTGATCCTGCTGGCGCAGTTCAACAGCTTCTACAACTCGGTCCTGGTTCTGCTGGCGGTGATCCTGTCGACCACAGGTGTTCTGATCGGGATGATGGTGATGCAACAACCCTTCTCGATCATCATGACCGGCACCGGCATCGTGGCTCTGGCGGGGATCGTGGTGAACAACAACATCGTTCTGATCGACACCTATCAGGAATACAGCCGCTATATGCCCCGGATCGAGGCGATCATCCGCACCGCCGAGGCGCGTATCCGTCCGGTTCTGCTGACCACCATCACTACGATGGCCGGTCTGACACCGATGATGTTCGGCCTGTCCTTGGATTTCATCGGTGGCGGCTATTCCATCGACAGCCCCACGGCGCTGTGGTGGAAACAGCTGGCAACAGCGGTGGTCTTTGGTCTGGGCATTGCAACGGTTCTGACACTGATCGTGACGCCCTCGTTCCTGGCGTTGCGGGTCTGGTTCACGACCTATGCGGTCTGGTTCTTCCGCATGCTGGCCCGCGCCACCCGTGGCCGCTCCAGCCGGATCGCCCGCGACATGCGCCTGAACAAGTCGGCGAAGAAGCTGCAAGCGACCGAGATCATCTGGGAAGATGCGCCGGTGTCAAAGTCCAAGCCCGAGGCCGAAGAAGACCTGCCCAAAATTGGGGGGCCCTTGCGGGCAGCCGAGTGATTGCAGCGTTTCGACAAGTGAGGTCTCGCAATTACCTTGCAATCGAAACGCTCAAAGCATCCACTGAATGGGCAACAGCCCCATGATCCACACCACCGCGCGGCTCAGCGCGGTGGTTTTTGGTTCGCGGGGGTAGACGCGCTCGGCTCCCGTTTGGTCCGTCTCGATCCAGTGCAGGTCTCCACTGGCACCCCGCTCGACCAGATAGGCACGCTCTGGCAGTTGTCGATCCAGACCACGCGCCATCCCCCCCGCCAGATCCGCGCTGTCGATCAGGAACCCCATTTCCGTGTTCAGCCGCGCCGAACGGGGGTCAAAGTTGAACGAGCCCACAAAGATCAGCCTGCCGTCGATTTCAAACGTCTTGGCATGCAGGCTGGTGTTCGATGAACCGACCAGCCCGAATTGCTCCAACAGGTCCGGTTTGACCTGATCTGATTTCAGCTCGTACACCTCGACCCCGCCGTCGATCAAACGGTCGCGATAGGGCACATAGCCCGAATGCACCGGCAGCACATCAGTGGCCTCTTGCGCGTTGGTCAGGGTGCGCACCCGGATCCCATCACTCGCCCAGGTGGTCAGCACCTCGGTAAATCGGTTGCCGGGCACAAAATAGGCCGAGATCACGCTGACTTCGACCTCTGGCCTTGGCAGCAGCTTGATCAGTCGCGTCATCATCAGGTCGTCGTCCTGCGCCGCCCCCTGCCCTTTGACCGGGCTGTCGCTGACCATCTGCATCGGCACCCAGTCAAAGCCGCGCGCATCGTCGAGCAGTTCCTCCATCAGGTGCGAGGCACGGACGCTGTCGGCATAAGCCGCACCGCCGGGCCGCGCTTTGACCTGCGCGACCGAGGCCGCCAGCAGGCCGCCCCCCGCGGGTCTGGGCGTCAATACATCCGAAACCGGAACCGCCGAGGGGCTGGCCCAATACAGATCGAAGTCCGAAGACACATCCGCCGCCGCGTCCCCGATGGCCACCACATCCATGTCGAAATAGTTCACCCCTTCGCTGCGCGAGAAATAGATGTCCCCCACATTGCGCCCGCCCACAACGGTTGCCACCCCATCCACGGTCAGGCTCTTGTTGTGCATCCGACGGTTGATGCGACCGAAATCCAGCACGTATGACACCATGCGCGGGCTGCGCAGCATGAAGGGGTTGAACAGACGCACCTCGATGTTTTCATGCGCGTCCATCTCGGCCAGTTCCGGATCCAGATCGGGCGTCCCGTTGTCATCGAGCAGCAGCCGCACCCGCACGCCGCGCTCTGCCGCGCGCTGCACCGCATCCAGCAGCAGCAGACCAGTGATGTCCTTTTGCCAGATATAATACCGCACATCGAGGCTCTGCTCGGCGGCATCAATCAGCAAGAGCCGCGCGGCAAAGGCTGCCGCGCCATCCTGCAACCCCGCCACGCCCGAAATGCCAGGGTTCTGATCCATCAATGGCAGCACAACCCCACCCAAAGTGGTGTCCGTACTGGCAGGCAAAGCGGTGGAATTCGCGCGATCCGGATCATGGGGCACCGAAAACAACCATTGAAAGCCAAAGCTGGCGACGATGTAAACAAGCGTCGCAAAAATCAGAAATCGCAGGATTTTCAGCATTCAAGACTCCGGGCTGCAAGATGCAATCCGGTTCAAACTAGCCGCGCAATGTGCGTTGGTGCAACAGACCTCAGGCCGCGTCGGCGTCTGCCTGTTGCCGGTTCCACAGCTGCGCATAGCGCCCTTTACGATCAAGCAGCTCGTCATGAGTGCCTTGCTCGGCAATCTCACCCTTGTCCAAAACAACAATGACGTCAGCCTCGGCAATCGTGCTCAGCCGGTGCGCAATGGTGATGACCGAACGCCCCTCGCCCGCCCGGGCCAGTGCCTCCTTGATGTCTTGTTCCGTTTCGGTATCCAGCGCGCTGGTCGCCTCGTCCAAGAGCAGGATCGGCGGGTTCTTGAGCAAGGTGCGCGCGATGCCCACACGCTGTTTCTCCCCACCCGACAGCTTGAGCCCGCGTTCGCCGACCTTGGTGTCATAACCTTCGGGCAGACCTTCGATGAAGTCGTGGATCTGCGCGGCGCGGGCCGCGGCCTCGATCTCATCCTGGGTTGCATTTTCGCGCCCGTAACCGATGTTGTAGCGGATGGTGTCATTGAACAGCACGGTATCCTGCGGCACCACGCCGATGACCTCATGCAGGCTGCGGAGCGTCACGTCGCGCACATCTTGCCCGTCGACTTTCAATGCGCCACCGGTCACATCATAGAACCGAAAAAGCAGCCGCCCGATGGTGGATTTACCGGACCCGGTAGACCCCACGATGGCCACCGTCTTGCCCGCAGGTACGGTCAGCGATACGCCTTTCAGGATCTCGCGCTCGGGATCATAGCCAAAGCGCACATCCTCCAACGTGATCTCGCCCCCATTTACCTGCAACGGCTTGGCACCGGGTTTGTCGGACACTTCCGAGGGTTGTTCCAGCAGGTCGAACATCTCGCCCATATCCACCAGCGATTGCCGGATTTCGCGATAAACAGTGCCCAGGAAATTCAACGGCACGGTGATCTGGATCATATAGGCATTGACCATGACGAAATCGCCCACCGTCAGGCTGCCACCTTGCACCCCAACAGCAGCCAGAACCATGACGCCCACAAGACCGGCGGTGATCAGCAGAGACTGACCAAAATTCAGAAAAGCCAGCGAATAAGACGTCTTGAGCGCGGCGCGCGCATAGGCCCGCATCGACACATCATAGCGCTGCGCTTCGCGCTCTTCGGCGCCAAAATACTTGACCGTTTCGAAATTCAGCAGGCTGTCGATCGCCTTTTGGTTGGCGTCCGTGTCCTGATCGTTCATCTCGCGGCGCAGCTTTACCCGCCATTCGGTGACGGCAAAGGTGAACCAGATATAGAGTGCGATGGTGACGGCCACGATCACCAGATACCAGACGTCAAACAGCCACAGCAAGATTACCGCGATCATCAACAATTCCAGGATCAGCGGCCCGATGGAAAAGAGCATGAACCGCAACAGGAATTCGACACCCTTGACGCCACGCTCGATGATCCGGCTGAGGCCCCCGGTCTTGCGCGTGATGTGATAGCGCATCGAGAGGCGGTGGATGTGGCGGAAAGTTTCCAGCGCAAGCGCCCGCAAAGCCCGTTGACCAACGGGCGCAAAGATCGCATCGCGCAGCTGTTGAAAGCCCACGGTCATCATTCGCGCCACGCCATAAGCTACGGTCAGCCCGACGGCCCCCAGAGCCAGCGGCGGCACCCCTTCCCCGGCAAGGCCGTCCACCGCGCCCTTGTACAGGATCGGCGTGTAAACAGCGATGATCTTGGCACAAACCAGCATCACCAAGGCCAACACGACCCGCCGTTTCACCCAAGCCTCGTCATCAGGCCACAAATAGGGCGCCACCTTGCGCAAGGTGCGCCACCCCGAGCTGCGCTCGGCGTCAGTTACACTGTCGTCAGAATGGGTTGGCGCACTGCGTCGCATGGCCTGCCTTTTTCTTGGTCACATCGGACATGATGGCCCAATGGGGCCTGAATGCAATGCCGTTCGGGGCTATTCGGGGATATTGAACACCTGACCGGGATAAATCAGATCCGGGTTGCGGATCGCATCTCGGTTGGCCTCGAACACCTTGACGTAGAGCACCCCGTCACCATAGCGCTCGCGCGAGATGGCCCAAAGGGTATCGCCCTTTTGCACGGTCACAGCACGGATGGCCACCGTCTCAGGCGCAGCACCGGATGCTGGCTCTTTAGGTGCCAAAACTTCGGGCGCTTCGCGTTTGAACGGGGTTTCCAGACGGCTAAGAACCACGTCACCGGGACCAAGCTCATCCACGCGCAGGGTGTAGATGCCCGGGCTCACGTCATCAAGCTCTCCGCGCCAACGCCCTTCGGTGTCGGTGATCACGTCCGAGACCGCGAGGTTGTCCAGATACACCCGTACCAATGTGCCCTGTGTGGCACGGCCGGTCAATTGCACGTCGCCCGCGTCGGAATACCCGATGGTATCCAATGCGATTTGTGCCGTGGCTGCGGGTTCCGCAGATGTCGGTGCCTGAACGAGTTCGACGCCCGCCTCATCCGATTTCAGGATCGCAACCGCGCGCGGCGCGTCGTCAACCGTTTCGTCGGCCGTTTCGTCGGCCCCTGACGCGGTTTCATAAGTTTCAGGCTCCGCTTCGGCCTCATCCGTAGGTTCACTGGTCGCGACTGGGGTCGTGGTTTCCTGAGCAGCTTCTTCGACCGTTTCCTCAGATGGTTCAGCCGTGTTTTCCGCCTGCTCAACGTCTTGGATCGGCTGAGGTGCGGTATCTTCCACCGCAGGCTCCGCTTCGGTCACTTGCTCGGGCTGCGCTTCTTGCGTGTTGGCAATCTGCGCTTCTTCGGCCTTGGGTTCTGCCTCCACCTCTGCCGAGGTATCCTGTTTTGTGACTTCGGCAACTGCGTCTGGCTGAGGGGTCTCAGACGTGGTCTCTGCACTCTCTTGCTGCGGCTCGGGGTCCGCTTGGATCTCTGCCTCGGCCACCTGGACGGGCCGCGGTTTGGGCAGCGCCGCCAACAGGTAGTCATCCGATTGAGCGGTCTGCCCATCAAGCTCCGCCACCAGGCTCAGGCCGCGCGGTGCGTCGCTGAACGGCAGGGTCAGGAACAGGGCAAAAGCCCCGCTGCGGTCGACTTGGGCGTGTTCGATTTCTTGCCCATCCAAACGCACAGACAGAGTGCTGCCGGGCGCGGCCTTGCCGGCCAGAACGGCGCTGCCGTCCGGTTCGATGCGGATGGTGTCCAGCGCCGGAGCGGCCAAGGCGGGCGCGGCGGGCTCTGGCGCCGCCTGTGGCTCTGGTGCAACGTCCGGCAGGGCTTTGACCGTCTCTTCTGTGGCAGGCGCAGCCTCTTCCTGTGGCTCATTGCTCTCTGCAACCGGCTCGGATTCGGGTTCGGCTGCTTGTGGCTCGGGCTTGACCTCGACCGTCTCGGTCGCCGGTTGTGACGGTTCGGGGTCTGCGACCTGCTCAGCTACGGGCGCTTCGGCCTCAGTCTGGGCCGGTTCAGCGGGTTTGGTCGGCTCAGGCACGGGCTTGGGTTCGGCCACAGCAATCTGCTCGACCTCTGGTTCTGGTGTCAAAACCCCTGAAAAATATAGACCTGCCGCCCCGGCGACGGCCACACCGCCTGCCACTACGACCCATCCAAAGGCGCTCAGCCCGCCAGCTCCGGCACTCGCTGCCATGTTCTTCCTTCCCCATCCGCGGCGTCTGATCTGGGCCCCACCCCAAACCGGTAACCGCGCAGTTGAGCCAGCCATGCAATCCCGCTATCAGGGGGCAAAACATGTGTTTCATTCCACCTGAAAGGCTTGCCCATGACTGTCAAATCCGTCTGTGTGTATTGCGGATCGCGCTTTGGAGCAATGCCTGCGTATGAAGACGCAGCTGAGAGCTTTGGCACGATGCTGGCAGAGGAAGGCTGGCGGTTGGTCTATGGCGCGGGCGACGTGGGGCTGATGGGGGCCGTTGCGCGCGCAGCCCAAGCCGCAGGTGGTGACACGTTTGGCGTCATCCCCACCCATCTTTTGAACCGCGAGGTGAGCAAGACCGACCTCACCAGCTTTGTCGTGACCGAGACGATGCACGAGCGCAAGAAGGTGATGATCATGAACGCCGATGCGGTGGTTGTGCTGCCCGGCGGCCCCGGCTCTCTGGACGAGTTTTTCGAGGCGCTGACCTGGCGCCAGTTGGGTCTGCATGACAAACCCATTCTGGTGATGAATGTCGATGGCTATTGGGACAAGCTGCGTGATCTGATGGATCAAACCATGGATCAGGGCTTTGCAGACGCATCCTTGGGTGACTTCGTGACGTGGGTTGAAACCCCCGAAACCACCATGGCCGCCCTGCGCGCGGCCCTGTCCTGACGCAAGGCCGAGACCGAGAACACTGCAAGTGCCACCCAGATCAGCGGAAATGCGATGGCGTGCCATTGTGAAAACGGCTCGGCAAAGACCACCACAGCGCACATGAATTGCAGCGTCGGGTTGATGTATTGCAGCACGCCCAGAGTCGACAGCGCCACCCGACGCGCGGCATAGCTGAACAGGATCAGCGGAACGGCGGTCAGAGGGCCGGACACCATCAACAATAGGCTGGTGGTCAGGTCCGTGCCAAAGCTTCCCTGCCCCTGCAGGTGAAACCAGCCCATCACCATCAGCCACAGCGGCAGCACCAGCAGAATTTCGGCGGTGACCGAGATCACCGGCCCCAAAGCCAGCCCCTTTTTGATCGCCCCATAGAGCGCAAACGTGGTCGAGATGAACAATGCGATCCAAGGCGCCACACCCAGCCCCCAAGTCAGGATCACCACCGCCAATGTCGCCAAGGCCACCGCCA is part of the Falsiruegeria litorea R37 genome and encodes:
- the rarD gene encoding EamA family transporter RarD — its product is MSQTLSGVLAMVTSCVVWGLSPIYYKLLDHVPPAELLSHRTLWAVVFFAVLLLLQGRMGELRQALRGRKQVLLLFVASLMVATNWFCFILSIQIGKTTEASLGYYIFPLMAVLIARFWFAEQLAMGQWLAVALATLAVVILTWGLGVAPWIALFISTTFALYGAIKKGLALGPVISVTAEILLVLPLWLMVMGWFHLQGQGSFGTDLTTSLLLMVSGPLTAVPLILFSYAARRVALSTLGVLQYINPTLQFMCAVVVFAEPFSQWHAIAFPLIWVALAVFSVSALRQDRAARRAAMVVSGVSTHVTKSPKDASAKP
- a CDS encoding TIGR00730 family Rossman fold protein, which gives rise to MTVKSVCVYCGSRFGAMPAYEDAAESFGTMLAEEGWRLVYGAGDVGLMGAVARAAQAAGGDTFGVIPTHLLNREVSKTDLTSFVVTETMHERKKVMIMNADAVVVLPGGPGSLDEFFEALTWRQLGLHDKPILVMNVDGYWDKLRDLMDQTMDQGFADASLGDFVTWVETPETTMAALRAALS
- a CDS encoding LysM peptidoglycan-binding domain-containing protein, which translates into the protein MAASAGAGGLSAFGWVVVAGGVAVAGAAGLYFSGVLTPEPEVEQIAVAEPKPVPEPTKPAEPAQTEAEAPVAEQVADPEPSQPATETVEVKPEPQAAEPESEPVAESNEPQEEAAPATEETVKALPDVAPEPQAAPEPAAPALAAPALDTIRIEPDGSAVLAGKAAPGSTLSVRLDGQEIEHAQVDRSGAFALFLTLPFSDAPRGLSLVAELDGQTAQSDDYLLAALPKPRPVQVAEAEIQADPEPQQESAETTSETPQPDAVAEVTKQDTSAEVEAEPKAEEAQIANTQEAQPEQVTEAEPAVEDTAPQPIQDVEQAENTAEPSEETVEEAAQETTTPVATSEPTDEAEAEPETYETASGADETADETVDDAPRAVAILKSDEAGVELVQAPTSAEPAATAQIALDTIGYSDAGDVQLTGRATQGTLVRVYLDNLAVSDVITDTEGRWRGELDDVSPGIYTLRVDELGPGDVVLSRLETPFKREAPEVLAPKEPASGAAPETVAIRAVTVQKGDTLWAISRERYGDGVLYVKVFEANRDAIRNPDLIYPGQVFNIPE